In Saccharothrix violaceirubra, the following are encoded in one genomic region:
- a CDS encoding cation diffusion facilitator family transporter, giving the protein MAEVKGGGESTVTVLLALAVNLAIAVMKAVAGVVTGSAAMMSEAAHSVADTLTEGLLLTALRRSDRPADRRHPFGYGKERYFWSLLAAVSIFVSGAVFAFYEGFRTVFGTPEEQSSPVVGYVVLAIAFVLEGVSWSQAVRQVRREAREEGRPVLVYLRLSDDPTVKTVFLEDSAALVGLLLAFGGLGLHHLTGSSVWDGVASLAIGVLLAFAAYVLASTNRGLLIGRQADPKLVRGVWTYLRSGVPEIEEVVDLLTMAVGTDRVLLCVRVDFDDALGAADLERACVRVSAELRTRFPELDEVFIEPVPRTDPELRSRVLNRYGDAFRSGGS; this is encoded by the coding sequence ATGGCTGAGGTCAAAGGCGGCGGCGAGAGCACGGTGACGGTGCTGCTGGCCCTGGCGGTGAACCTCGCGATCGCGGTCATGAAGGCGGTCGCGGGCGTGGTCACGGGGTCGGCGGCGATGATGTCGGAGGCCGCGCACTCCGTGGCCGACACGTTGACAGAGGGCCTGCTGCTGACCGCGTTGCGCCGCTCCGACCGCCCGGCCGACCGCCGGCACCCGTTCGGCTACGGCAAGGAGCGGTACTTCTGGTCGCTGCTCGCCGCGGTGTCGATCTTCGTGTCGGGCGCGGTGTTCGCGTTCTACGAAGGGTTCCGGACGGTGTTCGGGACGCCGGAGGAGCAGAGCAGCCCGGTGGTCGGGTACGTGGTGCTGGCGATCGCGTTCGTACTGGAGGGCGTGTCGTGGTCGCAGGCCGTGCGCCAGGTGCGGCGCGAGGCTCGGGAGGAAGGGCGGCCGGTCCTCGTCTACCTGCGCCTGTCCGACGACCCGACCGTGAAGACGGTGTTCCTGGAGGACTCGGCGGCGTTGGTGGGCCTGCTGCTGGCGTTCGGCGGCCTGGGGTTGCACCACCTCACCGGGTCGTCGGTGTGGGACGGCGTGGCGTCGCTGGCGATCGGCGTGCTGCTGGCGTTCGCGGCGTACGTGCTGGCGTCGACGAACCGGGGGCTGTTGATCGGCCGGCAGGCGGACCCGAAGCTGGTGCGCGGGGTGTGGACGTACCTGCGGTCGGGCGTGCCGGAGATCGAGGAGGTGGTCGACCTGCTGACGATGGCCGTCGGCACGGACCGCGTGCTGCTGTGCGTGCGGGTCGACTTCGACGACGCGTTGGGCGCGGCCGACCTGGAACGGGCGTGCGTGCGGGTGTCCGCCGAGCTGCGGACGAGGTTCCCGGAACTGGACGAGGTGTTCATCGAGCCCGTGCCGCGCACCGATCCGGAGCTGAGGTCACGCGTCCTCAATCGCTATGGCGACGCGTTTCGGTCCGGTGGAAGTTGA
- a CDS encoding SdrD B-like domain-containing protein: MVETPRGPKLKRGIEMKKIAFGAALFALASTTVMTIPANADEVAKGAIEVTTFADHDGNGVQNGDEGGYTPVTADIKNIATGATTRVQTWNGASVVADGLAVGTYEVSTPEVADFIGTTPRKLTIEVTADSTVPAKFGYQGGTVVGSTWIDENGDGLRQAAEPPADSVSFVLLDPAGVVIDGAMSDSDGKFAFRGLRGGEYRVQRSSDDPLLPYAVGGGDSAVDPTTGLTGLIPVKPGATTEPVVIGFRKAIVNRTMNEMTIAGTPVVGGQFTMFFSATNNGTVPTDLTGGVVLPDGLVAMAAEGPNVETDGRVITFGGDEVLFAPGESVSVWVRVRVDRMVAYPEISFGVNQKDEKQSDVGDNHRLVMIDIAAAPTSAAPTTTVAAPAAGAPQAVVPVAQTKETGSLASTGASPLIPLALGGVLLLGGTGALIAARRNN, from the coding sequence GTGGTGGAAACGCCAAGGGGGCCGAAATTGAAGCGGGGGATTGAAATGAAGAAGATTGCATTCGGTGCGGCGCTTTTCGCATTGGCTTCCACCACGGTGATGACCATTCCGGCCAACGCGGACGAGGTCGCCAAGGGTGCGATCGAGGTGACGACGTTCGCCGACCACGACGGCAACGGCGTCCAGAACGGTGACGAGGGCGGCTACACGCCGGTCACCGCGGACATCAAGAACATCGCGACCGGCGCGACCACCCGGGTGCAGACCTGGAACGGTGCCTCGGTGGTGGCGGACGGCCTGGCGGTCGGGACGTACGAGGTCAGTACGCCCGAGGTGGCGGACTTCATCGGCACGACCCCGCGCAAGCTGACGATCGAGGTGACCGCGGACTCGACGGTCCCGGCCAAGTTCGGCTACCAGGGCGGCACGGTCGTCGGATCCACCTGGATCGACGAGAACGGCGACGGCCTCCGTCAGGCCGCCGAGCCCCCGGCCGACTCGGTCAGCTTCGTGCTGCTCGACCCGGCCGGGGTCGTCATCGACGGAGCCATGTCCGACTCGGACGGCAAGTTCGCGTTCCGGGGACTTCGCGGAGGCGAGTACCGGGTGCAGCGTTCCTCTGACGACCCGCTGTTGCCTTACGCGGTGGGGGGCGGCGATTCGGCCGTCGACCCGACGACGGGCCTCACCGGCCTCATCCCGGTCAAGCCGGGTGCCACCACCGAACCGGTCGTGATCGGTTTCCGGAAGGCGATCGTCAACCGCACGATGAACGAGATGACGATCGCCGGCACGCCGGTCGTGGGTGGCCAGTTCACCATGTTCTTCTCGGCCACCAACAACGGTACGGTGCCGACCGATCTCACCGGCGGGGTCGTGCTGCCCGACGGGTTGGTCGCGATGGCCGCCGAGGGTCCGAACGTCGAGACCGACGGCCGGGTGATCACGTTCGGTGGCGACGAGGTCCTGTTCGCGCCCGGTGAGTCGGTGTCGGTGTGGGTGAGGGTCCGCGTCGACCGGATGGTCGCCTACCCCGAGATCAGCTTCGGGGTGAACCAGAAGGACGAGAAGCAGTCCGACGTCGGCGACAACCACCGGCTCGTCATGATCGACATCGCTGCCGCCCCGACCTCCGCCGCCCCGACCACCACGGTCGCCGCTCCGGCCGCCGGTGCGCCCCAGGCGGTCGTGCCGGTCGCGCAGACCAAGGAGACGGGCTCGCTCGCGAGCACCGGTGCCTCCCCGCTGATCCCGCTCGCCCTCGGCGGTGTGCTGCTCCTCGGCGGTACGGGTGCGCTGATCGCCGCCCGCCGCAACAACTGA